TGAATATCTATCTTGTATGGTTCTATATTTGGTAGCTGTTAAGCATAAAAGTTACTATAAGTGACAGTtactaaaaattgaaattatcCTTTCCGACCAGGGGTCAAATGTAGACGTCTACATGGAGTAAGtactttaaaaatatatattttgttttataataattataattatccCTCCAAATTTCGAACACGCCATCTGTGCATAAACATTAGTTATGAATTAATACATATTAATTTTATCTTAGTTTACACATATGCACAAGGATTTGGGTTTCTTAATTCGACGAACAATACTTACTATGAACTATTTTCCGTCATCTCAGTTATTCTAATATAAGACTAGGGGAGTAATCAACATATACACCTCATACTTTATGCCGGAATTAAATTAGCTAATTAAATACTTTTTTGTTGTAAGAATTTGACAGGTAATTAAATATTTTGGCATGTttatattgaaatttaattattattttacatATACATACAAAACAACACGTCGTCGTAAACAAATGTTGATTTATTTAGCTTTCTACGAAAATAACATGTACCTTTAGATATGATTGTGTTGAGAAATATCAAACAGTCATAATTTATTAGTTTGCcatagtttttttatttttttgtttattttagttTATAGTTTAATTTGGCTACATTCGTTGCTTGTATTTTGAGATCGTTTTAAACGGTTGAAATCaagtaatattttaatattgaaAAAATATAAACTAGATTTTGCATGTAGATGTAGCATTTAAACTTGGTCTCATCTTTTTAACTAGTAATGTAGTCCATCACAAAGgatgtgaaaaaaaaaatcattcttTGAAACTTATATAAATATTCATCAGTTTTAATCAACAAACTAGTTCTAATTTCTCCATTAGAAAAATAATTGTTCTATCCTAGATTAGAAATAATACAGTTACATTTGCTTGTTTGAAAATCTCACTATATTTTTAGCCATGCATTAGTCCTAAAACTTTCCGCTAATTATTGTATGGTGGAAGATAAATCATTTTCATTTTTCCCATTCCTTTAAATACCAAGTCCGAAATTTCTTTATCATgccaaaatatatttaaattttcTTATCTTTTTTATATCACCATCTTAGTTATtaaagtaaaaaacaaaaaggaaaaaaaaggagaatatagaaaaagaaagattttatccATCTCTACATTTCATATAGCTATTAATCTATTGAAAAACTTTCAATGGAGTCTTATATCGTAAAGATAACAATTATTCTTTATGTAAAGCACATTATCCTTTTTCTTCGTCAGTGATATGTCTAGTTTCTTCTTTGTTTAGTTTTCTTATGTGAAAGTTTTTTTActcttctttttattttaatttgtgtAGATAACAATAACAGCTACCGAAGCGACTTTTCTTCTTCCTATAGGAGGCATATTGGGAGGAAGATTTCACCATGGAGGTAAAGATTATTGAAATTATACCTAAATATTTTTCAATATATCAATTCTTACATTTTGACTCTGTACATTTTACCTACATTTCCTTTCATGTTTACTCACACTTAGCTTATAGTAAGGAAAATTCATTGTAACTACACATGATCTataaaattcatttaaaagaatgaagaaaatattttaatatttatgtTGAATTAGAATAAGTTCAATGTTTAATTCTATAACttctttgttttaatttttttttctgtaTTTTATGTCAAACATTAAGGTGATGCAAATTTTGGTGGTAACTTTAATGTTAATCACGAATTTGGAGGATCTGGTAGATATAATGCAGGAGGAAATAAAGAAATTTATGGCGGAGGTCAAGGGGTAGGCCAAGGTCAAGCACAAGTTCAAGCTGAAGCCCAAGCCCAAGCCCAAGTGCAAGCCCAAGGTCAAGCAGTATCCCAAGCCCAAGGTCAAGCAGTATCCCAAGCCCAAAGTCAAGAAGTAGCCCGTGCGCAAGGTCAAGCCCAAGCCCAAGCAGAATTAGAAGGTCAAGCCCAAGCCCAAGCACACACACAAGCCCAAGCACAAGCCCAAGCTCAATCCCAAGCCCAAGCCCAAGCCCATGGTCATGCACAATTCGGTTCTAACTTGGAATTTGATAAACACTTTAGAGGTGTTCGTGGCTTTAATAACGATGGAACTAATCAAATTTTAGGTTCAGGACAAGCATCGGGTGTGGCCCAAGGGTCAGGCCAAGCTTTAGGCCAAGGTCAAGCACAATTAGGTTCCAACTTAGAATATCATAAACACTTTAGAGGTTCTGGTAGCTTTAATTTCGACGGAAGTAAGAAAATTTCAGGTTCAGGGGAAGCATCGGGTTTGGGCCAAGGATAAGGCCTAGCTTCATGCCAAATGTAGGCGGTAACTTTTGGCTAGACTTGAAAATGGTTCGAATGTCGAATTTTAGTGGTTTTAACAAACTATTTAACCAAAATGCTAAAAACAGCAAACTTGAATTAGAATATCAAAAATCATGTATGCACCAAGGGACTTGATTTTTTACGACGCTACCCTCAAATGGGGAGCCACCTAAAGTTCATGATTAATAAAACTTAATTTTGTACACTTAAAATATTAGATATTTGGATGCCCCTACGGCTTTAATTTTGCATCTTGAAAGATTTGCCACCAACAATTTGTAGTCTGTTTGGGAAAACAATATTACTCGAAGATAAAGCATTTGAATTGAAACACGATAGAGATCCGGATTCGGGACTGAAACACTTATTCGAAATAAATAAGgtgtatataaatataatacaaGAATCATTTTCGTGCTATAATCCTAGCATAAATTTAATTAGGCAAGTTGAGCAAGCTTGAAATTAGAACATTAAATCTAGAATTTCGTGATCATTTTGAATTAGTCAAAATCAATGCAAACATAGTCCGAttatccaaaaattatcttattAGTCATTATTGGATTTTGTAGGTCTTGTGTTTATCATGAAAAGGTGGTGATGCAAGTAAGCATAAACATACATCAAAATGGAAACTAGAACATAGAAATAAAATATACAACACCTACAAAAACTTAGTGTAACTCAACGAATGGAAATGACAAGAACTTAATTTTAAAACGGTTAAATAAGCATGGTAAGGCAAAAATAATCGATATTGAAATATTTGAAAGAGGTGAGTTTTGGCGGCTCCATTGAACTAGTTAAGGAATGATAATCTACCTTCGGTAATAGATTTCAACATTATGAGGGAATAGATGAGAATCAACTGCAATATGCAATCCATTCCCGAAAAAGAAAGGTTATGCATATGGAAATTGTATCACTTTTCGACCCGCCTCACAGTGGTGACTCCACTAGGGAGTATCTAAAATAATAATTCTGAATTATTGAATGCATCCATAGTTTGGGGCCCTAGCTAAACGTTTATTTCACGATTAACTGGGTAAGACCCGATATTCCGAAACTTCACACCGAATGGATTAATAGTGGGATAGAGCGCATAACTTTGGCTTCCTTGACATGTTACATCCTACAAGCACAAACTAAAGTCCAACCGTTGTTTCGGGGAAGGGGGGGTGCATACTCTTTAGGGTAAGTCCACTCAGCGTACTTCAAAGTAGtccacctatcccaaaccaaatcgctTGTCTAAAGTGATTACTCTTTGGTATACGTCCACCAACCAAAAGACATAAAACATCTAGCAAAGGTACGACTTATATCTTAGTAGGATGTTTGTGATAAAATTCGCAAACTTCCTTGTCTTCTCCGCCTAGGGCTTGAATGGTAAGTAACGATAGGTTTGGTACCTTTTGGCACCTACCCTGACACATAGAGAGACTGCATAAAACTAATATGTGCATAGTTATCATGTTTCATTCAAAGTGTTAGTTTATGTAGAAAATTACGTGTTATGTGAAACTAATCAACATAAAGTTTAGGGTCAATAAACGCCAAAAAAATGCTTAAAACGTCAAGGATTAAAACAAACGAGTCCACCATAAATTCCTGCTCAGCAAACCTGCCGGCGCAAGAAAAATATAACGACTTCCAGGAAGGCACGACAAATTTCCAGCGCTGCCCAACTGGGCGCAAGAAATTTGTAGGGCAAGGATGCATATTCTAGGTCAAGGAGCTATAAA
This Spinacia oleracea cultivar Varoflay chromosome 6, BTI_SOV_V1, whole genome shotgun sequence DNA region includes the following protein-coding sequences:
- the LOC130463866 gene encoding uncharacterized protein, whose amino-acid sequence is MESYIVKITIILYITITATEATFLLPIGGILGGRFHHGGDANFGGNFNVNHEFGGSGRYNAGGNKEIYGGGQGVGQGQAQVQAEAQAQAQVQAQGQAVSQAQGQAVSQAQSQEVARAQGQAQAQAELEGQAQAQAHTQAQAQAQAQSQAQAQAHGHAQFGSNLEFDKHFRGVRGFNNDGTNQILGSGQASGVAQGSGQALGQGQAQLGSNLEYHKHFRGSGSFNFDGSKKISGSGEASGLGQG